From the Polaribacter tangerinus genome, the window AGAACTAAATAATGCCAAAGAAACTTTAGTAGACAATTATTCTTTTTCTGCAGAAACCTTGGCTAAAGCTCCCAATACAAATCATAGATTATTATACGTTACTCCTACCTTAAAAGAAGATATTCATATTTCTGGTACCGCAAGTATTTCTATAAAAGCTGCTAGCTCTAAAGAGGCAGTTAACTTGTCTGTTTATTTGGTTTCATTACCATGGAACGAGGGTAGAAAAACAAAAATTACTGATAATATAATTACTAAAGGTTGGGCAGATTTACAAAATTATAAATCACTCACAAAAAGCAAACCTCTTACCAAGGGAAAATTTTATGAGATGACATTTGAGCTTCAGCCAGATGATCAAATTATTAAGAAAGGACAACAAATTGGTTTGTTAATATTTTCTAGTGATAATAAACATACAATTTTACCAAAACCTGGTACCGAATTAACTGTAGACTTAAGTGGCACAACCCTTAAAATACCTATAGTTGGTGGAAAATTAGCTTTTGAGAAAGCAACTAAATAAACAAAATAGAATAAATAAGGGCTTTGGTATTCGAACGAAGCCCTTATTTTTTTAATTATAAATTAATATAATAAATGACCTCAACCGAAATAGCTTTATTATTGCATAAAGACACCGATAAAATAAAAAGAATTGGAGAAATAATAGGAAAAAAAATCTCAAAAAGAGACTGTTTCGACGAACTTAATGAATATGAAAAAACGTTTATTTATATAGATATTTTAGAGCATCATGTAAATAATGGCGGTTTTATTCAATTCTTTTTTAATACATCCGGGCAATTTACTCATGAAATATTTCAAGCATATTTGGCAATTAATGCAGAAAAAACTGTAGATATACTTACAAAAGCTATTTATTTATTTCCTGAAATACCTGTTCCAAAAAACCATAAAATAAGGCAATATCTATTAATGCAACACAAAGAAAATTTAGACTTGTGGGACGATTTAGATATTGAATTTGAAAAAAGTGATGACGATATTATTGCACTAACATTAGATTTTGTTAGCGCTAACATTTTGCATTTCGATTAATATTTTTGGGTTTTATTTCTCTAAAATCTTAGCAATATTTGGCTTAAAATAATTTGGTCCTTTTAAAATTTTACCATCTTCTCTATAAATTGGTTTTCCATCCTCGCCTAATTTACTCATATTACTTCTTTGAATTTCATCAAATACTTCTGTAATTTTTTCTTGCATCCCATGCTCTACAATTGTACCACATAAAATATACAACATGTCTCCTAATGCATCTGCAACCTCAACTAAATCGTTATTTTGTGCTGCCTCTAAATATTCTTCATTTTCTTCTTTCATTAAATTAAAGCGTAGCATATTTCTATCTTCACCAATGTTTGCTGTAGGTTTATTTTTAATTCCCGCACCAAATGCTTTATGAAATTCTTGTACTGCTTTTATTTTATTTTTCATCTGTAATTGTATTTGTAAGAATAATATAATT encodes:
- a CDS encoding DMP19 family protein, with the protein product MTSTEIALLLHKDTDKIKRIGEIIGKKISKRDCFDELNEYEKTFIYIDILEHHVNNGGFIQFFFNTSGQFTHEIFQAYLAINAEKTVDILTKAIYLFPEIPVPKNHKIRQYLLMQHKENLDLWDDLDIEFEKSDDDIIALTLDFVSANILHFD
- a CDS encoding nucleoside triphosphate pyrophosphohydrolase family protein, whose amino-acid sequence is MKNKIKAVQEFHKAFGAGIKNKPTANIGEDRNMLRFNLMKEENEEYLEAAQNNDLVEVADALGDMLYILCGTIVEHGMQEKITEVFDEIQRSNMSKLGEDGKPIYREDGKILKGPNYFKPNIAKILEK